Genomic segment of Nitrosopumilaceae archaeon AB1(1):
CACAAGGAAGATAAAGATCTATTAGATGAAATGATACGCATACGTAAAATTTCAAATCCTGATTTATCTCTACTAGTAATTGACGGTACCATAGGAAGACAGTGTATGAAGCAGGCAGAAGCATTTCAAAAAACTGTAGATGTTGGAGGAATTGTAATTACAAAATTGGATAGTTCTGCCAAGGGTGGTGCTGCAATTGCTGCATCTGTAGCTACTGGTGCTCGTGTTATGTATATCGGTACGGGGGAGCGTATTGATGATCTAGAAAAATTCTCTTCCACTCGTTTTGTAGGTAGGCTACTTGATATGGGTGATATACAGGCTGTTTTGGATCTTGCAAGACGTCTAGAGAGTGAAGGTGATGAAGTTCGATTAAAACGAATTGCAAGTGGTAAAATCACCATGGATGATTTTTACTATCAACTTGAAGAGGTTTCCAAAATGGGCTCTCTTCGTTCATTTGTAGATAATATACCCGGACTCTCCGGCATGGTGAAATCTGATCAGACTGAAGATTTGGAAACACGTATACAAAAATGGCGATATATTATACAGAGCATGACTCATGATGAGAAAAATGATCCTTCACTACTGAATAGCTCTAGGAAAAAACGTATAGCTCGTGGTTCTGGGGCATCTGAACATGATGTAAAAGAAATGTTAAAAAACTATGAGCAATCTAAAACTATGATTAAAGCTTCCAAGGGCAGACAGATGCAAGGAACCCTACGACGTATGGGTTTGG
This window contains:
- a CDS encoding signal recognition particle receptor subunit alpha, encoding MLDALKTNLQSAIKKIVNSSGIDEEQIRELCRDVQRALLESDVDVTLTLKITDNIKQRSLNDKLPPGLSRKDHIVKILYDELAKMLGTDNEEFVFKPNQLNKVLLLGIQGSGKTTVASKLAKFLTDQGYKVGVIGADTYRPGALVQLKTMCERAKVEVYGNEKSDDSTDVVKSGLEYFEKSQLDIILIDTAGRHKEDKDLLDEMIRIRKISNPDLSLLVIDGTIGRQCMKQAEAFQKTVDVGGIVITKLDSSAKGGAAIAASVATGARVMYIGTGERIDDLEKFSSTRFVGRLLDMGDIQAVLDLARRLESEGDEVRLKRIASGKITMDDFYYQLEEVSKMGSLRSFVDNIPGLSGMVKSDQTEDLETRIQKWRYIIQSMTHDEKNDPSLLNSSRKKRIARGSGASEHDVKEMLKNYEQSKTMIKASKGRQMQGTLRRMGLG